The DNA region ATTTATAAATCTAGAGGATCATTTACAGTGTTTTACACACTTCAGTTTGCACACTTCATGTTTGCAGTTTGCTAAATGGGTTTTATTACACAGTGTTGGAAGAACTTTGAcacatttatgtgttttatgtgctTAAGTGATTTGATTACCTTTTAAAGGCCCACATTTTAGTCCAAttcaataattcattcattcattttccaaTATAGGAAGTTGTAAATGAATTTGCATTATGTTATTGATACTGATTGTTTCTTCTCTTTATCAGAATGTGATGGTGGTCAGTTGCATTTATCCAACATCCGAGTAAGTAATTACacatttctattaaaatgtaaagttactACATATTAACTGAACACTTAGACACCTTGAATCTATTTATTTAGGAAGAATGGGTGCAGCGGTGTCAACAGAATGAATGGAGTCATGTTGCCAGGGAACATATCTGCCTTTACAGAAAGGTGATGAAAGTATATGGAGCTCAGGactaatcataaaaaataaaaaataaataaaaaaacatagacACTTGATTTCCCTCTATATTACAGGAAAGTAAATGGTCCAGGAACGCCCAGACCATTAAACAGACAGAAACACTCCATGTCCAGTTCACTGGCCACAAATGGCCTTCCGGACAGTAcggaaaacaaagaaacaaacacagcACAAGGACACAGCAATTCGGCCAGGTAGGTTAAATTTGCCATTGTATCGCATCTCATCTGATCATTACTCAAGACCAGAGATGATGAAAAGCAAAAATTAAATGCCAAGATTTACATAAATaactggaaaacagttatttagttGATCATTGAATCAATGAACATGTTCACTTATTTTCACATGATATAAACTCTGAATATTTTTTACGTCAGAGAAATACTGAATATATCTTTGTGTTCCAGTGATGCATCAGTATCGGGCGTTGATTGGCCTCTCGGCAGCTCTGTAAAGAACAAACACTTAGATGATGAGGAAGATGAGGGAATGGAGGCAGAGGAACATGAAGTAAAGAGGCTGAAATTCAGCCAGGATGGCAATGATGAAGAAGAGGACGAAGATGAAGTAGACCAGCAGGTTGTCGAGAGACCGAGATCTACATCAGCTAATAGCTCCTCAGATAAGTCCGAGGATGCCGAATCCCCGTCATCCATGTTTCAGGAGGGCAGTGAGGAAGAGGAAAGTAAACCTCAAGGATCAGCTGGAGGCTCTGAGGACCAAGGTATCGTAATTTTTTGTCCCCTTTTTCTTTTAGGTTGTTAACACACTACACAAAACACTTACATATTCTATTCTTTGGTAACATAGAGCCTTCCAGCACACAGCCTGAGTGTCCTGTGGCAGATTCCAGAGAGGCTTTTACTGAAAGAGAGGTTCCTTGTGGCTCTGATGACTCCTTAGAAGATCCCAGCGATatggaccaatcagagcagagagcCCCAGCGGGCGTGGCCTCAAGCCCTGAGGTGAGAGAAGGGGAGGAGCCAAGCGAGCAGGTCAGCAGCAGTAGCACTGATGAAAATGCCTCTGGACCCACATCCAGCAGCAGTAGCGTAGAGTCACCCACAGAGGGCGACTCTGGGTCAGGGGCCCTGGACTCCGAGAGTGCAGAGGAGGAGCCAATGGAGCAGGACTAGAAGCCTGCAGACTCAACAATAACAGTGCTTTTGTGGAGTTTAAGACGACACACACTTAAGTGGCCTTCCACAAAGGCCATCAGAATCAACATCCAACCTACCGCCATGCGCCTTTTGGTCGAGAGTCCCCCTAACTTCTCCAACCTTCCCAAACGGACACTTTATGCAGATGTACATAGGATTTTATTGCTAAAGTGAAGGTTTTAAACGGTcttttttacagttgttttttcCCGCTTAATTGCATTTGTGTCATCGGTTTCTGCCTGTCTGTTTCGTCACAGAGCTTAAAGTGGTTTGACTGAAGTTTTTTTGATATCTAGTTATCACACTGTCAAGTGACATCATTTAAAGCTAGTTAAAGAAATATTCTTGATTAAATACAAGTTAAACACTACACAGCTGTAGCATACCTTTGGTTACTACAGGAAATGATTCCAACTCCGAAAAAGCAAAAGTGTAAGTTGCTTGCTCttagacttttaaaataaatgtatttcaaagcaaatatatgttgtcataatttacatcATGTCTGTTGTTGTTAAAGCTTAACTTGTATTTAACCATGAAtgtttcttttcatattttaagtCTTGGTTCATGAGAGTTTAATCTGTATCCTGTCTTGTTCTAAGCTTTAGGTCGACTAGGACATGTCTCCTCTGCATTGgtgtattaatattttagtcaCCTAGTGTTGAGCATCGGGGCAGTGGAGTTTATCGTCTTGCTCTCTCTGAAGACCCATAACTGGCTGCTGTTCAGGTTACGTCTCAAGCAAACACAAGTCATAGCTATATTTGTTCTTTTAAATGATTCAAGCCTAGCGTAACATCGTTTCATTCTGGTCGTTTGTGTGTAACTGACGGGATGTTAAATCTCTTTTCTCAATTCTGTATTCTTGCGCGGTCTGCGCTGCATTGAAAGTGAGTGGTTTATGTCAGGTACATTTACCTCTTATTCTAACTGATTTCATGATTCATGTTAATTTATACCAGCATTTCAGTCTCCTGTTTTATAAGaagttgttttggtttttgttgttttggcaGGTGGTTGTTGACTGCTCTGACTAGCTCGATTACAGTGTCATTTGTGGCGGTCCAACCCCAAGTTGCCTCAGCTGGCTGCCATTTTGCAGCTGTGTGTTTTtgatatttagaaattaaaatttcTGTAAAGTAGTGTTTTGTAGAGCATCGTGTTTACTATCTTTTGTGCAtccatatataattattattataacttttcttTGGTGTATTACTGAATGCTTGTGTTTTCAATGCAGTATTCAGATGAAGCAATAAATGTTATAGTTTAAAATTTTTGTAAGACCATTTAATTTGTCAAACAAACGTTTGTTTcatgtttgtctgtctgttgttttatttcatgtacCATAGACCTGTTTAAAGGAAACCGCCATCGTTTTttcatattccactatgttcttccgtCAACTTAGACGAGTCGATGCATACTTCTCCCGTCTCAGTAGCTAAACATGTAAATGTTGggtagcttctaaattcatccctgtttggatcccaAGAAATTAATGGTGCAAAGCTAAATGCTAGCATAGTGGTGCCGCGCGATACAGCGATTGACTGAATGCACTGAGACGGAAGAGGTACGTATCAACTCATCTAaattgagggaagaacatagtggaatatggaaaaacggtgGCGTTTTCCTTTAAGGTAAACATGATTTTTATATAAAGCTGGGTAAAGGTGTTCTTATGATTTCATTAATCATAGACTTTATAGTAATTAGGTTTCTAGATGTCTTTAAATGAAGTGTTCGGGattatttttgtctattttattgaTCTCAAAAGCCTGGTCATTTAGAGAAGTAATAACGCAACAATCCTCAACAAGCCACACAATTTGATGCGTTCAAGTTCACAGTTTGTGCTGTGGACGAGTTTCACTCCAAAGTTTAATACTTGGCGAGCTCCGCTAACTTGTAGGATGTCGTTCATAGGAGGATTATCGTTACATAACGTCTCTTATGCTTTCATCTGGGCCTTTTCATAATCCTTAATCATGTTCCTCAAATTAATACTTGCCTACTAATTCATTTTGCTGTTATTAAGCTCTTGCACAAATTATTCTGCTTCATTTCCCGAATACAAGTTTCCTTTTCTTATGTCAGTCATAAGTCTCTAACAGGCTCCTGCTGACACAGAACAATGATTTCTGCAAGTTCTTTCAAGAAAGGAAAGCTGTATTTCACCTGTCTGGCTGGCTGATTTCAGAGTTGCATGAGTATGGTTGACTGAAATCGTCACTTGAGAAATAAACCTGCATTCTGTGGGAATAGAAAGAAGTCTTAAGTAAATTAATTGCTATTTGATACACGGGACAGGGAACTGAAGCACTTATTAATAGTGATGATGTTGAGTTACTATTAAGAAATTTCTAGTTCCGCTAAAAGAATACTTTCTCAGGCCCTAAAATTTCAAATCTTTTGTATATGGGTAAAATCTCATGCCAATATGTTCAGATCATCTATAACCCAAAATCAAAGGAGAAAAATGTTTTCctttataatgaaaattaagTTTATCTTTCAGActattaatagtatttatttggAGTAACAATGCAAAAATGTATCTACTatcataatgcattttaattatttatttatttttccagtaAAAATGAACTGTTAGCTTTAAATTGGTACACTAATAAAATGTGCATGGTTGCTCAATTGTTCATTATAGCCATGAAGCTGTATCATTTTCTGTCATATCAGCCTttgacaacaaaaaaaacattgtgtgccAACTGCAAAGGACTAATTACATGGGGATAAACAGGGtgaaaaaacacaataatgtCAAATTTGCATGAGAAAACATATGCTAAACATGATCTGAAAAACAAAGTTTGCTCATTTCTGGTAAGATGTTGCATTAACTCAGAGATAATGTGAGAATTATTGATGTTTTCCTGCACTCTTAATTGTTGGTCCGTCCTCatgttataatgtaaaataagacTTAATAAACCTGTGTGGCCTGTTATTTACATAGTTCAAGACAGATGCCAGTCTGTTATTCACTGGGTGATTATTAGTCAGATATTGGGACTTGGCTCTATGCTTTCAGAACTTGCAGTTCATTGCAgagtaatgtaataatgtaataaaatgttaagTTTACCATTTAATATAGTTACCCTATTAATATAATTCTCTCACTGGTGTCTCTGATACATGGGAAGCCATGGAGATCTTCTCTACTTCTGTATAACCAATCAGTCCAATTCATAATTTGCAATTACCACATGCCCACTTCATAAGGCGCATGTCTAATTTGATATCATTCCCAACAGAGGATTTGTTAAAAGTGTCTGAGACCAAGACTTATGAAAAGTATTCAAACGTTTGGCTGCTGTGGGGAAGTGGTCCTGTCCTGAAGTCTTTATCTTGTAATGAGGACCGGATaataaatgcaaaagtgtgttAATCATGAATGCACAGTGCTGTCGGTTGGTGTCCACAGTTCTTTGAAGTTctttgcatgaaataaaaatttactcttttctttattttatgttttggtctTATTGTGAATAATTCATCAGTGCACAGAAAAAATACTGTCTTCAttatctttaatcaaaatgtaacattgcTGGTCACTTTGTAATAAACACTTCtaatgacataataataataataataataataataataataataattgttatagttgaatacatacataaattattattattattattattattattattgaataatcaTAACCAGGAGCCAAATATTTAGGCATTGCTTTAGCCAACTCAAATTCAGTTTAGAATAAGATAATAAAGTAAGAGGCagtgtagagaaaaaaaaaagatctctgaTAGCCGAGGCACTCCgtaattaaaatgtctttattgcaAAAATGACATGTCCTAAATGGACAACTTTAAAATGTCCACGCGTAGgcataataaagtaaaatgagTTGCAAATGGCATTGGATCGGATTGGAAGTTCACTGCTTGGTCATTGCTGTAACCCTTAACGTGGTTCGAGTGAGGGTCAGCCTCACCATGCACAATCTCTGTGTCATCCAATAGAGGGTAGTGTTTAGTCTCCCAGCCAGGCCTAACAGGTTTACCCCTCCCCAGAACGAGGAGACAGACTGACTGCCCCAGGGCTGTAGATATGGGATGCTGTCGTCCTCTGTTCTGCTTCCCCTTCATCCTTCTCCCTGGCATGACATCTCGATGACTGCTCAACTGCTGTGGGCACCGTGGCCAATCCAACCTTCAGATGAGACTCCCAAGTGGCTCTCAGCTTAAAGAGCCGTTTAAAGTATGTGGAAACTGAAATGAGGGAGCAATCACAAACTCAAAAAATGTATGACTTTTTGAACTTGGTTAAAGAATACTTAGTGTCATGACTTCAGACCACTTAAAGTCTCTTCCACTTTACAATTTGTCCTGGTCAAAAACTGCCCAATTAGACAGGAAGAAACTGCTTGAGCAGTATGCAAAGTGACCAGTCACAGAATggtgtaattttacatttatgcatgatAAACTGGGTTGTCAAAAGGATGTCAAGGCAAAAGTTTGGTCTTTCAGCATGTGGATGACAACTGGCAAGGGCAGGCAGATAGTTGAGTGAAAGATGTTTGCGTAAGGCAgttctagtttttattttaaacatttaaacctctTGATGATCATACATCTGTTTGAATATATCTGTAGAGGGATGAGTTGTCAAGCACAGTTCCCCTACAAAGCTTAAAGTCTTGGAATTGGCAGACTGTTGCAGAAGTGCGATGCAAAAAATACACTTTTCCCAGGCTCATGTTGTTTGAACTACCACTGACTTGTCAAACAGACATTGACCAAGACCATACTGGACTTCATGTCCAAGTATGAGGCAAAGTCAGTTCACTTGTTTTTCTAATGCATGAGCTTTTGGTATCTAAAGATATACCATTAAATGGGAAAATAACTCCCAAATCCTCCCATGTGTACTATTTGGAATTTCTACTGAGACTTAAAACGAAGCTTGGTGAGAGATGAAGTAACAAGAAAATGACTGCTTTCTTATTGCAAAATGTATCCGACATCTGCTTTTTGCCATCTGTTTTCCCTGCATAAACAGGTGAGGGAACATATTTAACGCACTCTGCCAAGCCCGTTTTCTTGGCTCAATTCTAGTTACAAAATGGAATCGGTGGCAAAACGCCTGTCATGTAAAGTACCTTGACTGTTATGTATGGTCTTACTGTATAAACCCTTAGAAAAATCTACCTCAGTAACCATAGTTtctggctaaataaataaaacagtgtaaaagacatttaaatattcTTGTAAATAATAACGAGTTACACAACTAAATTGTAGCACCAGATAACTAGAAACCTATTCTGACAGAAACTATTATTGTCAAGATTTTACATAACTGATTGTATTATAAGACTTGTATTGTAAGACTCCTGTTATATTTATGTGTAATATCACACTCAGTGGACTGAATCATCCCTcaagtgtaaaaataaatgtgatattaTATACAGCACCTGTTCTATATCAAGGGTTTTAAACAGTGTTATAAAATgaatttcagacttttttttcaaTCTTTCATTTAGGGTACCAGTACACTTATATAATTTTCAGCTATCTACatattacatgtatatatatttgacagatgttcttatccaaagcaacttgagTTGCATTACAGGCGTAAATTTGATCTGCTCATGCATTTCCTGAGAATCATAATACTGTTGTTGCTGGTGCCCTGctgcttgagctacaggaaaacaCATCATGTTCTGTGATACATCTGTGATGTGTATTAATAATGCTATAAATGTGAGAAATACTGAGAGGACCTGCAATGTGGTGTTGATGTACTGGCCTATACTGATCACAACGGAAATTGTCTGCAGCgcactgttgctatggttacttcAGGTGAACGGGACGTCTCTTGTCATTAATATCTATTTGGCAACTGGTGAAAATATGCACTTTCATTTGTAATAGAACATCTGTTATGAAAACGCAATAAAGTGCTCAGAAATACAAGCTTTAAGGGGTTCATGCCTTAATGTGATGGGATCAGATCTTCACAAAAcccataataatacataatatataatttgcaccctggttttaaataattttaatgtttgtgagATGCAAAGTAATGTAATCAAtcaatatatcatttaaaaatcagtCGCATTGAGTGAGAGTGCTGATGCATTTTGTTGGATTCTTggttgttctttttatttttctctccctctttttttttgacaacatTCAGTTCTCTTTTTTTATGATCTTCTTGTAATGGCTtggaattttgaaaatgacatcCCGCTTAATGGGTTTTTTTGGTGCAGTGATGCAAAACCAGTACAGGTCATCTATTTGAGTTTAGATGTTCAGTCAGACATTCAATTAAGTGTTACAGTACAGCACAACATAATGtatcatgtatatatttattaccaAAAGATGCAGAGGGTTTTGCAAACCCTTTAGCTGAATAAAATGTATACTATTATACCTATTGTATGTATATACTATGTCTCTACCATTTGGTAAGTCATTTGTAATGACTATTTCTTATGTGAACTGTACACATTCACTGCATAATGCAGTTTATACAAGATTGGttttacaaatgacaaaaatgttaTACACACAGTGTACTTACGTAAAAGATTACCTACTACATTACTACAGGCTGCCATTTAGCCTTTGTATAGTCTATAACTACCTCTCAGGTAGTTTCTGTTTCAACAAACGCAACtcatttcatattttgttgtaCTTTCTGACTAATGTTTCACCTTAGCATTGTTATGATCTGCTTCAGAGAGCTGGCAGCTAATTCTGAGTAACACACACATTGATTGGCATCATTACAGGGTTCGTGGGCCTGTGGCCTCTGCTGGAGTATTACAGTCTAATGAAGTGCTTTAATTGACTCTTGTGGAGGCTGTTCCATCATTGCTCCATTTATAGATGTACCCTCGGCCTCTCAGGCTAATAGCGGCTGAGGACCAGGTTTACTACACAGCTAGGCTTTTAGCAGCCATTTTGTGCAGGGAATGCTGCTTTTTGCAAGAGGCTGTTAAAAGTGGAAATGGGAGACTAATAAAGAGGCAATTTGAGTGATTTTGCCCCGATTTAGCGGGGAAAAAATGTGCCCGTCTCTGGGTGTATGTTCACTACATGAGGAAAAGGACTTGGGAAATGGTCGGgaacattttgtgttttggttctgCAATACATAACAAAATGTGTACATCTGACTGGCATGGAAAAAACTagattttgatcattttaaagaaaatgtgcaACATGCAACTATAAATCTACATTCAGTGTTTTCTCAATGACCTTTGCCTATGGCCAAAGTCTAATATCTTAAATATAACTGCAAAACTTTTAGAAAAAATTAGTATGAACAAATGGATACAGTGTGTTGTAATTTTATCGTCAAGGTACACAACATTTAAATCGACTGATCTTGACATCCAATTTGAGCATGTGCACTAGTTAGTGTAGATTATTGCAGAGAGTGCACCATTATGTGGACAAGTCTTTGAATGGCTAATAGCGGTCACGCACTCAATCAATTTCCCAGTGTGATTGCATAGCAAGCTCATAAACTGGTGACTAAACAAGCTACATGTTACCTTATgtagttattatatgatgtaaTCTTCACCATTATAACTATGTGAAATAGTCAATTCTTCATAATTGGGGTTGGCGGGTGTTAAAGGACCTGACAAGTGAAAACCAATAAAATCAATAACGTCTAAATACAGTGAGTGTATTGATTTGGAGAAAGCTTGTGGATTTAGGACTTGTGCTGGCATTAAACTGGTCTTTGAACCGGTGTGTTGCTCTGCCATCAGCCGTGCATCATCTCCCGAGGGAGCTATTAATAGTTCTGATGGTCAATAAACCAAATCTCCCATGACATATTAAATGTGACTCACTGTAGTTACACAGGACTGATGCAGGCCACCAAATGGAAGGCTCTACTTTAAAGATATTGCTTACATTAAATCAATTACGTGGAGAATTTAGTGAAACAATTTAGctaaattatgtattaaaaataatttaatctatcagattaaacaaatttaaatgtatttttagtgattataaaataaatgtcattaaagtataaacactaaatatgaatgttaaatgtaaagtttacatttaaattggcTTTATATTGAACTAATATGCAAATTGTGATACCGCCAAAAAACGAAATCggtctaatttatttattgtgctcTTTCATTGGCACGACATTCCACAGAATCCTTAGAATTCCATTTTGGTCCTGCTTTCCCAACACACTCAAAGGCAGTAAATCTACAACACATTCACTAGAACATAGAAAACGAGAGGCAGTAAATTAAATGAGATGCTACACCACATTGTTAACCCTGTCAAAGACCTTTTAACACAAGTCACTTAGAGGATTACGTTTAATTCTAGCAGGTGCATTCAGCATGTTCTGCTCCATTTAAAACATTTGGCAATTTTGGAAAAGTTATGGTAGCACCATCAAATCATCAATTTATTGCCACATTTATATCAGTTTAGAGTTCTGTTATGTTAATCATTactaaacttaaattaaatggttaaataatTACTAAACAATTGTATAATTCATCATCATATAATCTGTTGGCTTGCTGACTTGCTTAACAAAACTGGCAGTTTTTTTGGCATAGATGATCGAAACTCAATTTTGACCCACCAAGCCGTGCATAAGTCATTTCCTGAAGTGTGTTTACAACAGCATTCTGATAGCAGTACATGTAAAACACTGCCTTTGAGGTTCAACATGATGTTTAGCTTCTCAAAGACAGGGTGAATGCTGAAGAAACAGGTCTTGGATGGATGCCTCGAGGTGCTCAGGGAAAACATAATGCAACAATGCTGTAGAGGAGAGCAGAGCGACTCTCACCTCAATGACAGTTCCGACACAACTGTGCCTACAGCAACCAACTGACTGAAACATCATGTGGTTAAGTGTAACGTTTACACTGTACAGCACTTATTTTCAACACTGCTCTCACTTCACATATTTTGACATTGACCTACAGGTCGTGGAAATCAACACTTATGATGAACATGCTTTtagtttttgaatttattttattttggggtgaatcaCATTGTATTTCACAAACCCCACAAATCCTCATGGCTGTATCATGGTcttccaaaataataaataaataaacaaataaacattttggcAAGGTCAACTCAAATAGAACTTCATGATATTCATAAtccaataaattaaaaatattttttacttataaaacTTAATGCAGGAAatcaacatatatttttttcttttttaacagtgATGTCCTCCCTATTTTTATTCTGTCCTTTTTAAATGATGGGAAGAGAGCCTTTTGAGTTACTGCAACACTAAGCCATAAACAACATGGCTTAACAGACCTTTGAACCGAACAAGTCCGTGCTAAGTTCAGGGGTCAGATGACTTGTGGGGGTAAGTTTTACTTGAGGTCATGCACAGGGTCAAGACCATTCTTTAGCATTTGTGTGTTCACAAAATGAATTGCATATTTTCTGACTTGTATAATTTCCTGAATTGCACCGCGGGGATCAATAAAGAACCTCTTTTTAATTTAGGACTGATGTGAAAGTCACAACAGCATTTGAGATAACATATTGCTACAAAACTATCATCAACCAGGCGAAAATTTGAAGTGTGATGCTTGAACACTGCCATTCGTTTTGCGTAGTCAACTGAGAGAAAGTTCTCTGTGACAAGTAAGCTGTTGAAACATAAACGCAATGCATCACTGCTGAGTGAACTCCCCAAAGGACTTGCTTCAAACAAAGCTGAATTAATAGACGGCAGGCATGTTTCCTCATAACGAGAATCAAAATGGGTCAGTTACAATCAACTCTATCGTCTACAGTGTTTCAAAGTCTGTCATCATAGTCATCagattttcacattaaaacattaaacaatggATCTCACTTTTTGTGGAATGTTTTGCTCTGCAGCTGTCCTGCACACTTCATTTCTAGAGTTCAAGTCACTGGTCCAAATTCATCTACAGCCCAGAGCCTGAAAGATAACAGTGTAAGCTTTGAGAGAGATGTGTGGATAAAGAAAAGGTCAGTGGGACTGGAgtgtgggctttttttttttttttttttttttttagacagtgACATCTCTGTGCTTTAAGATTGAATTTTTCCCAGTTTGGTAGAACATGTTAGCGCAAGAACATTTAACTTGTATCTAGAAAGACTCGTAAGGTGAGTTCAAGTCCTCTTGAGACATCATAAAGTTGTAATTACGACTTCAGGTGTGTTCAAATAAATTTtaaacttctgaaaaagaagtTTGACGTACCTTTccaacataaaacatgctctacaTCTACACAATAATGAGAAAAGATTGCATAAAGTGCACTGTGAAATGCATTATATAGGCTATTCTATTGCCATTCTACAATGCTATGGTATTTTGTACATGCAACTTGGgacgaaagaaaaaaataatcattcatatta from Carassius auratus strain Wakin chromosome 6, ASM336829v1, whole genome shotgun sequence includes:
- the LOC113096323 gene encoding serine/threonine-protein phosphatase 4 regulatory subunit 2-B; the protein is MFLLFSSSQSSTAAISSRFPTGDRDNNTDMEIDTLLEALKDFDKKVKKESTAVLDQFLCHIAKTGETLVSWCQFKSYFIFKLEKVMEDFQASAPEQRGPANPNVESVPFEEMKERILKIVNGYNGIPFTIQRLCELLTEPKRNYTGTEKFLRGVEKNVMVVSCIYPTSEKNGCSGVNRMNGVMLPGNISAFTERKVNGPGTPRPLNRQKHSMSSSLATNGLPDSTENKETNTAQGHSNSASDASVSGVDWPLGSSVKNKHLDDEEDEGMEAEEHEVKRLKFSQDGNDEEEDEDEVDQQVVERPRSTSANSSSDKSEDAESPSSMFQEGSEEEESKPQGSAGGSEDQEPSSTQPECPVADSREAFTEREVPCGSDDSLEDPSDMDQSEQRAPAGVASSPEVREGEEPSEQVSSSSTDENASGPTSSSSSVESPTEGDSGSGALDSESAEEEPMEQD